The Cyanobacteria bacterium GSL.Bin1 region TGAAATAGCCCAATCTTTGGAAGGATTTAAGCATTACCATTAAACCCAATAATCCCGTTTTGCTTCTGGTACGATTGGTGACAAATTCTATTTCTTCGACCGTTGGGGTGTAAAATTCGTGTAGTTCTTTGTGGTCAGGATAACTTTTGAACTGGGGATAGGCAGTTCGACTAATTACGGTAATATTGATCGCCTCCCTTTTGAACTCAACTAACCTAAATTGAGATTACAGCATTGGATTTGCGTTGGCTCGTATGGCGTTACATTACTTTGCCGAAAAGATATCCTTCTCGGCAAAGTATTATAGAAATATACACCACAGCATGAGGGTTTGACCCATGCTTCTCGCAACTGCTCCAGGTTCTTTTTCGGCAAAGTTTAAAAATTCACCTCCCATCAAGCAACCGAATTCGGGAGAAAGGGAATATTTACGACCATTTGAGGTTGAGGCTTTAATTAAAGCTGCCAAAGGGATAGGCAGACATGGAGTTAGAGATGGTGCGATGATTCTACTGATGTTTCGGCATGGTTTGCGAACAGCAGAGTTAGTGGCTCTCAAATGGTCGAGCTTGGATTTAGCCTCTGGTTATCTAGAAGTCAACAGAGTCAAGCACGGTCATCATAGTGTACATCCCCTTCGTTCTCCTGAGTTAAGAGCTTTGAGACAACTAAAAAGAGATTATCCCGATACGCAGTATGTTTTTGTTTCCGAGAGAAAAG contains the following coding sequences:
- a CDS encoding tyrosine-type recombinase/integrase gives rise to the protein MLLATAPGSFSAKFKNSPPIKQPNSGEREYLRPFEVEALIKAAKGIGRHGVRDGAMILLMFRHGLRTAELVALKWSSLDLASGYLEVNRVKHGHHSVHPLRSPELRALRQLKRDYPDTQYVFVSERKAPLSTRSVRQIVARAGKLAGIEGRVHPHQLRHACGYYLATNGQDTRAIQDYLGHRNIQHTVRYTQLNPSRFESFWTD